AATTTTAATATATTTAAAGTTTACTGAAAATTAAACGCGTAGAGCCCTCAAAACTAATATCAAAGTGCATTCAGATTTATTGATGCAAAAGAATACTAAATTTTCAGTATTTCACTGATTTTGGTGTTTTCAACTATCAGGTCTGCATTTTTAGAAAATACCTTGTCCTGACTGACAAAAACCAAATCATCCGTACTGTTTTTCAGGGCCACATCATTGTCCAAGAGCACATGAAAAGAATATTTATGATACAAATACCCTCAGTACATGTAAAATATGGACCAGTAGTCAATATTTTCATGATTTTTGAATATCTTCTCAATCATATCCCGTGAAATCAGAAATCCGTCACTTTCAGGATTGATTATTACGCCATCAAAATCTGGATTGTCCAAATAGTTTATCACATTACAGAAAGGCCATGTAAACAACTCAACATCCTTAAAATCATTCATGAAATTACGGCATTCGTCAGTGCTTGTGAAAAGCGGAACCCTGAATTTGTTTAAACCCAAAGACTGAATCAGGCTTTGATTTTGGGATTTGATATTAACGAAAAAAGTCTTTCTAAGCAGTTTTATCAGCTCCTCATCATTATGAAAATCCTGATAAAATTCCAAAAACAGCCTTATCAATTCATCGTTTTTTAAATCATTGACATCATCAGGCCGTTTTGATGCAATAAGTGGTCTGACCTCATTTAACAATCTTATTCGCTTTAAATCCTCATCTGATTTTGGAATGTCCATACTCAAGACAAACTCGGTTGAAAACTCTTCATCGCCAAGTCTAAGTTCAAGGAGTCTTCTGATGTCACGTGACTTGAGGGTTGCATTGGCTCTGCTCACAC
The window above is part of the Methanobrevibacter sp. genome. Proteins encoded here:
- a CDS encoding DUF6398 domain-containing protein, yielding MEDEKQRQLVEMLTEFCDDCLNEEFKTLNIRMVEKLSQRDDFSIGRDKTESWACAIALAVGQLNFLFDRSFDPFMTQDMLCHYFGVSRANATLKSRDIRRLLELRLGDEEFSTEFVLSMDIPKSDEDLKRIRLLNEVRPLIASKRPDDVNDLKNDELIRLFLEFYQDFHNDEELIKLLRKTFFVNIKSQNQSLIQSLGLNKFRVPLFTSTDECRNFMNDFKDVELFTWPFCNVINYLDNPDFDGVIINPESDGFLISRDMIEKIFKNHENIDYWSIFYMY